A window of the Roseovarius sp. S88 genome harbors these coding sequences:
- the aroB gene encoding 3-dehydroquinate synthase, whose amino-acid sequence MIETVHVGLGERAYDVHIGSGVLPDAGRYITPLLNRPQVAIISDETVAGAHLATLTKALEVAGVQSSSLTLPAGEATKSWPHFERAVEWLLSEKVERRDVVIALGGGVIGDLVGFAAAVLRRGVRFVQIPTSLLAQVDSSVGGKTGINAPHGKNLIGAFHQPAMVLADIDVLDTLTERDFLAGYGEVVKYGLLGDAAFFDWLEANGPDVAGGGKEARLYAVKRSVEMKAEIVVRDETEMGDRALLNLGHTFCHALEAATGYSDRLLHGEGVAVGCALAFELSSRMGLCAQEDPSRVRAHLRGMKMKVDLSDISGELPDAEGLLDLMAQDKKVIDDRLRFILARGIGEAFVAEDVDPVQVRGLLQDALATR is encoded by the coding sequence ATGATCGAAACGGTGCATGTGGGGTTGGGCGAGCGCGCCTATGACGTTCATATCGGGTCCGGCGTGTTGCCGGATGCAGGGCGGTACATAACCCCGCTTCTCAACCGTCCGCAGGTGGCGATCATCAGCGATGAAACCGTCGCGGGCGCGCATCTGGCGACGTTAACTAAGGCGCTGGAGGTTGCGGGCGTTCAGTCATCTTCATTAACCTTGCCCGCAGGAGAGGCGACAAAATCCTGGCCGCACTTCGAACGCGCGGTGGAATGGCTTTTGTCAGAAAAGGTCGAGCGTCGGGATGTGGTCATCGCCCTGGGCGGCGGGGTGATCGGAGACCTCGTGGGCTTTGCCGCCGCCGTTTTGCGGCGCGGCGTGCGTTTTGTTCAGATTCCCACCAGCCTGTTGGCGCAGGTTGACAGCTCTGTGGGCGGTAAAACAGGGATCAACGCGCCGCATGGCAAGAACCTGATCGGGGCGTTTCATCAGCCGGCTATGGTGCTTGCCGACATTGACGTGCTCGACACGCTGACCGAGCGCGATTTCCTTGCCGGCTATGGCGAGGTGGTGAAATACGGGCTTCTAGGCGATGCGGCGTTTTTCGACTGGCTGGAGGCAAATGGCCCTGATGTGGCAGGCGGGGGCAAAGAGGCACGGCTCTATGCGGTCAAACGCTCGGTTGAGATGAAGGCCGAGATCGTGGTGCGCGACGAGACCGAGATGGGCGACCGCGCGCTTTTGAACCTGGGCCACACGTTCTGCCATGCGCTGGAGGCGGCGACGGGATATTCGGACCGGCTGTTGCATGGGGAAGGCGTAGCCGTCGGCTGTGCGCTGGCGTTTGAGTTATCGTCGCGTATGGGGCTATGTGCGCAGGAGGATCCAAGCCGCGTGCGGGCGCATCTGCGTGGCATGAAGATGAAGGTTGATCTGTCTGATATATCAGGAGAATTGCCTGATGCGGAGGGTTTGCTGGACCTTATGGCACAGGACAAGAAGGTGATCGACGACCGCCTGC
- a CDS encoding shikimate kinase: MMGAGKTAVGKALAAMLDVPFLDSDVEIVAAANMSIKEIFERDGEAFFRDRESEVIERLLDEERGILSAGGGAFLSERNRAMIHDKGVSVWLKADLDLLWNRVKHKDTRPLLRTDNPFQTLKSLYEERLPRYQMADLEVEARPEYSIDTMAGHVRNALLGRKDVLEALS, from the coding sequence ATGATGGGCGCAGGAAAAACCGCTGTGGGCAAGGCGTTGGCGGCCATGCTTGATGTACCGTTCCTTGACTCGGATGTCGAGATCGTGGCTGCGGCCAATATGTCGATCAAAGAAATTTTTGAGCGTGACGGCGAGGCTTTTTTCCGGGATCGTGAGAGCGAGGTGATCGAACGGCTTTTGGACGAGGAACGAGGCATTCTATCCGCCGGAGGTGGCGCGTTTCTATCTGAGCGTAACAGAGCCATGATCCACGACAAGGGCGTATCCGTGTGGCTTAAGGCTGATCTGGACCTCTTGTGGAACCGCGTAAAACATAAGGATACCAGACCGTTATTGCGCACAGATAATCCTTTTCAGACGCTGAAGTCGCTTTATGAAGAACGCCTTCCGCGGTACCAGATGGCTGATCTGGAGGTTGAAGCACGCCCTGAGTACTCGATAGACACTATGGCGGGTCACGTGCGGAACGCGCTTTTGGGGCGCAAAGACGTGTTGGAGGCACTGTCATGA